A single genomic interval of Antarcticibacterium arcticum harbors:
- a CDS encoding sensor histidine kinase, translating to MGKTLKRLGLHILFWILIVLYFAWGFGLDLNPMQSIRNALFFIPGHLIIVYGVLYFLVPKFLLNRKYWQFFLGLFILIGACGIYTVLAQLSLSGDPNLQGANITVGRNILPFIHVAAIAASIKLLKFWYVQRKHTLEAEQQRTVAELKLLKAQLHPHFLFNTLNNLYSHTLEFSPKSPEIVLRLSALLRFMIYESNSHRISLDREINLLENYISLEKMRYGERLDLSLYVAGEIEKYQIAPLLLLPFVENAFKHGTSRQIDQCWISLDLSLEGSLLKFKLINSIDPVTKDGGSQRGGLGLDNVKKRLEILYKGEYKLETQKLPDVYVVNLEIQLEILEEQYIDKLELSKII from the coding sequence ATGGGTAAAACGCTGAAAAGGCTTGGCCTGCATATTCTATTTTGGATATTGATAGTCCTTTATTTTGCCTGGGGATTCGGCCTGGACCTTAACCCCATGCAGTCTATTCGAAATGCCTTGTTTTTTATTCCCGGCCACCTTATTATTGTATATGGGGTACTTTATTTTTTGGTTCCCAAATTCCTGTTGAATCGCAAATACTGGCAGTTTTTCCTGGGATTATTTATCCTTATAGGCGCCTGCGGAATTTACACTGTTTTGGCGCAACTCTCCCTCTCCGGTGACCCAAATTTGCAGGGAGCAAATATAACCGTGGGAAGAAATATCCTTCCCTTTATTCATGTTGCTGCAATTGCCGCCTCCATTAAACTTCTCAAATTCTGGTATGTACAAAGAAAACACACCCTGGAGGCAGAACAGCAACGAACTGTTGCCGAACTTAAGTTGTTAAAGGCGCAACTTCATCCTCATTTTTTATTCAATACCCTAAATAACCTTTATTCGCATACGCTTGAATTCTCTCCAAAATCTCCTGAGATCGTCCTGAGACTTTCGGCATTGTTGCGGTTCATGATCTATGAGAGCAATTCTCACCGCATCTCTTTAGACCGGGAGATTAACCTTCTGGAGAATTACATTTCCCTTGAAAAAATGCGCTATGGAGAAAGACTGGACCTGTCACTTTATGTAGCGGGCGAGATAGAAAAATACCAGATTGCTCCGCTCCTATTACTTCCATTTGTTGAAAATGCTTTTAAACATGGAACCAGCAGGCAAATAGATCAATGCTGGATAAGCCTTGATTTGTCGCTGGAGGGCAGCCTTTTGAAATTTAAACTTATAAACAGCATTGATCCTGTTACAAAAGATGGTGGTTCCCAAAGGGGCGGCCTGGGACTGGATAATGTAAAGAAAAGACTGGAAATATTATACAAGGGAGAATATAAACTGGAAACTCAAAAACTGCCCGATGTATATGTGGTTAATTTGGAGATCCAACTTGAAATACTCGAAGAACAATATATTGACAAATTAGAATTGAGCAAAATTATTTGA
- a CDS encoding DUF808 family protein translates to MASGFFALLDDVAALMDDVAVMGKLAGKKTAGILGDDLAVNAEKASGFMSSREIPVLWAITKGSFLNKLIILPLAFLLSWLYPPAIIVILLLGGLYLAYEGAEKVYEWVFPHAHEKTTPELREITEEEALSLEKEKIKSAVITDFILSVEIIIIALGTVSEETLTLQIVVVSIIALVATVGVYGIVALIIRMDEFGAKLISMNDRDDSISDHIGIFLVNALPKVIKSLSVIGTIALLLVSGGIFVHNIHFLHGLFEKIPAIITEFLVGLVVGIVVLFLVKMGVTIWKKFSAPAS, encoded by the coding sequence ATGGCTTCAGGATTTTTTGCACTTCTGGATGATGTGGCAGCACTTATGGATGATGTCGCGGTAATGGGTAAACTGGCGGGAAAGAAAACCGCCGGAATTTTGGGAGATGACCTCGCGGTGAATGCCGAAAAGGCTTCCGGTTTCATGTCTTCCCGCGAGATCCCGGTTTTATGGGCTATTACCAAGGGTTCTTTCCTTAATAAATTAATCATATTGCCGCTGGCTTTTCTTTTAAGCTGGCTATATCCCCCCGCTATCATCGTGATTTTATTACTGGGCGGACTCTACCTGGCCTATGAGGGAGCTGAAAAAGTTTATGAATGGGTTTTTCCGCACGCGCATGAAAAAACTACACCCGAGCTTAGGGAAATTACAGAAGAAGAGGCCCTGAGTCTTGAGAAAGAGAAGATAAAATCGGCAGTGATCACAGATTTTATACTTTCTGTAGAAATAATTATCATAGCTCTTGGTACAGTTTCCGAAGAAACATTGACCCTTCAAATAGTGGTGGTTTCTATTATCGCGCTGGTTGCCACCGTAGGGGTTTATGGAATAGTTGCCCTGATCATTCGAATGGATGAGTTTGGAGCGAAACTAATTTCGATGAATGACAGAGATGACAGCATTTCAGATCACATAGGGATATTTCTGGTAAATGCTTTGCCCAAGGTCATTAAAAGTCTTTCGGTAATAGGAACAATAGCACTTCTTTTGGTATCCGGTGGCATCTTTGTACATAACATTCATTTCCTGCACGGACTATTTGAGAAAATCCCGGCGATAATTACAGAATTTTTAGTGGGATTGGTCGTAGGGATAGTTGTTTTGTTTTTGGTAAAGATGGGGGTTACAATCTGGAAGAAATTTTCCGCCCCCGCCTCCTAA
- a CDS encoding YceI family protein gives MKNRGIYLLLFLLLMQAGFSQEIFQSPNTRISFFSSAPVEDIEAVSKQGTSVYNSVTGEIIFRVRIRSFNFAKSLMEEHFNENYMESHKYPHATFRGKLSPIPNTASNEIQTVMILGDLEIHGKVKNRNIPAEVRFVNKEMHLNSNFGVANKDHNIKIPRLMFRNIAEVIKVTVEATYNQ, from the coding sequence ATGAAAAATAGGGGGATATATTTACTTCTTTTCCTGCTTTTAATGCAGGCAGGATTCTCTCAGGAAATTTTTCAATCCCCAAATACCAGAATAAGCTTCTTTTCATCGGCTCCTGTAGAAGACATTGAAGCGGTTTCCAAGCAGGGAACCTCAGTTTACAATTCGGTTACAGGCGAAATTATTTTTAGGGTAAGAATAAGGAGTTTTAATTTTGCCAAATCGCTTATGGAAGAGCATTTCAATGAAAATTACATGGAATCTCACAAATATCCTCACGCTACTTTCCGTGGAAAATTATCTCCCATACCCAATACGGCTTCAAATGAGATTCAAACTGTTATGATATTGGGAGACCTGGAAATACACGGCAAGGTGAAAAACAGAAATATTCCTGCGGAAGTAAGATTCGTAAATAAAGAGATGCATTTAAATTCAAATTTTGGAGTAGCCAATAAAGACCATAATATTAAAATTCCCCGGTTAATGTTCAGGAATATTGCTGAAGTAATTAAAGTTACGGTGGAAGCCACATATAATCAATGA
- a CDS encoding amidohydrolase family protein: MNYFRKLMYVFSALFFGLTMFAQENNNLNVYAITNVNVVPMDKEEILEDHTVLVENGRITAVGPSAAIQLPPNTVKIDGQGRYLIPGLTEMHGHIPGEDRPQYVEDVLFLYIANGVTTVRNMLGNAYHLKVRDRVERGELPGPKIFAAGPFFSKDLAPTPEAANREVRRQKEAGFDLLKMGSIDKATYGQMAKTAKEEGIPFGGHIPVEVGLTGALDAGQRSIDHYDRYVEFLVPEDAKTEGVSAGFFGSGLMLLIDKSRIPEAVRRTVEAGTWNVPTLSLIEHLASPEPAAQMIKWPEMKYMPQDVLEGWVNFKNDYSKREDFKPEATKALVELRRELTKELHDSGAQIALGSDAPQFFNVPGFSLHSEMEMMVTAGLTPYEVLVTGTRNPAFYFDTPEEFGTIEPGKRADLLLLNANPLENISNTQKIHALIVNGKLYDRETLDRRLLEIERN; encoded by the coding sequence ATGAACTACTTTAGAAAACTCATGTATGTATTTTCAGCCCTGTTTTTCGGTTTAACCATGTTTGCACAGGAAAATAATAATCTGAATGTTTATGCGATTACCAATGTGAATGTGGTCCCTATGGACAAAGAGGAGATCCTTGAAGATCATACCGTGCTCGTGGAAAACGGCAGGATCACAGCGGTAGGACCTTCCGCAGCGATACAATTACCTCCCAATACAGTAAAAATTGACGGACAGGGACGTTACCTCATCCCCGGACTTACCGAAATGCACGGGCATATACCGGGCGAAGACCGCCCGCAGTATGTAGAAGATGTGCTTTTCCTGTATATCGCCAATGGGGTGACCACGGTGCGCAATATGCTGGGGAACGCCTATCACTTAAAAGTAAGAGACCGCGTAGAGCGTGGGGAGTTGCCGGGACCTAAGATCTTTGCCGCCGGCCCATTCTTCAGCAAAGACCTCGCTCCCACCCCAGAGGCTGCGAACCGGGAGGTGCGCCGTCAAAAAGAAGCGGGATTTGACCTGCTTAAAATGGGCAGTATTGACAAAGCAACCTACGGTCAAATGGCGAAGACAGCAAAGGAAGAAGGTATTCCTTTCGGCGGACATATTCCTGTGGAGGTAGGCCTTACAGGGGCCTTGGATGCGGGACAAAGATCTATAGACCATTATGACCGTTATGTTGAATTCCTGGTTCCCGAAGATGCTAAAACCGAAGGGGTGAGCGCCGGATTTTTCGGTAGCGGACTCATGCTCCTCATAGATAAAAGCAGGATCCCCGAAGCAGTAAGAAGAACGGTGGAGGCCGGCACCTGGAATGTGCCTACCCTAAGCTTAATTGAACACCTGGCTTCCCCTGAACCTGCAGCGCAAATGATAAAGTGGCCGGAGATGAAATATATGCCGCAGGATGTGCTGGAGGGTTGGGTAAATTTTAAAAATGACTACAGTAAAAGGGAAGATTTTAAGCCTGAGGCTACGAAAGCCCTGGTGGAATTACGCCGGGAACTCACCAAAGAACTTCACGACAGCGGAGCCCAGATCGCATTGGGCAGTGATGCGCCGCAATTTTTTAACGTTCCGGGGTTCTCCCTTCACAGCGAAATGGAAATGATGGTAACCGCAGGACTCACCCCTTATGAGGTGTTGGTAACAGGTACCCGAAATCCTGCCTTTTATTTTGATACCCCAGAGGAATTTGGCACCATAGAACCCGGAAAACGCGCCGATCTTTTATTGCTCAATGCGAATCCGCTGGAAAATATTTCCAATACCCAAAAAATACATGCCTTAATAGTTAACGGCAAATTGTACGACCGGGAAACCCTGGATAGAAGGCTCCTGGAAATTGAACGGAATTAG
- a CDS encoding LytR/AlgR family response regulator transcription factor: protein MVCRCIIVDDEPPAIKVLTKYIEAVPQLEICGICRNGFEVLNLLATEKVDLIFLDIQMPKLFGTQLLRILSHPPKVIFTTAHKDFAIEAFELNAVDYLLKPISFERFLKAINKVRQINNALPDNQVSAINFLYFRADRKMVKVFLKEILYLESYRDYVIIHIDKNRELRVKLTLNHVEEMLPENQFLRIHRSYIVSLRKITAFTKTDVEIGRKELPIGKSYANEFLKIIPHGGNLPNGVAER from the coding sequence ATGGTGTGCAGATGTATTATTGTAGATGATGAACCACCGGCTATTAAGGTCCTGACCAAATATATTGAGGCAGTGCCGCAATTGGAAATTTGTGGAATTTGCAGGAATGGTTTCGAGGTTTTAAATCTTCTTGCCACTGAAAAAGTAGACCTTATATTCCTGGATATACAAATGCCGAAACTTTTTGGCACCCAACTTTTACGAATATTATCCCATCCTCCAAAAGTAATTTTCACCACGGCCCATAAAGATTTTGCCATTGAAGCCTTTGAACTTAATGCGGTAGATTATTTGCTTAAACCTATATCATTTGAACGATTTTTAAAAGCGATAAATAAAGTGCGGCAAATAAATAATGCCTTGCCAGACAATCAGGTTTCCGCAATTAACTTTCTGTATTTTCGGGCCGACCGAAAAATGGTTAAAGTATTTCTTAAGGAAATTCTATATCTGGAAAGCTACCGCGATTATGTTATTATTCACATTGACAAAAACAGGGAACTCAGGGTAAAACTAACTTTAAACCACGTAGAGGAAATGTTACCGGAGAACCAGTTCTTGAGAATCCACAGGTCTTATATTGTTTCTCTGCGAAAAATAACAGCCTTCACCAAAACCGATGTGGAGATAGGCCGTAAAGAACTGCCTATTGGAAAAAGTTATGCCAATGAATTTCTTAAGATCATTCCTCATGGCGGAAATTTACCCAATGGAGTGGCTGAAAGGTAA
- a CDS encoding class I SAM-dependent methyltransferase, producing MNKPDEEYYSCSCCKAWVKEKGLYLSPEEERLHYLSHNNDINDPRYKKFSSPISDYILKHFTKEQEGLDFGSGTGPVISGVLKEANYPVTQFDPFFANFTEVLELQYDYVFACEVVEHFQNPREEFHKLSKLLKPNGKLLIMTHIFEAPLVFKTWYYRKDPTHVFIYRRETFEYIAAEFKFNKCEIEGRLVVLSK from the coding sequence TTGAATAAACCTGATGAGGAATATTATAGTTGTTCCTGCTGCAAAGCCTGGGTTAAGGAGAAGGGCCTGTATCTATCACCTGAAGAGGAACGCTTACATTACCTGTCACATAATAATGATATAAATGACCCGCGCTATAAAAAGTTTTCCTCCCCCATAAGCGATTATATTCTGAAACATTTTACGAAAGAGCAGGAAGGTCTTGATTTTGGGTCGGGAACCGGGCCCGTGATCTCGGGGGTTTTAAAAGAGGCAAATTACCCGGTAACCCAATTTGACCCTTTCTTTGCAAATTTTACCGAAGTGCTGGAACTGCAGTATGATTATGTTTTTGCCTGTGAAGTTGTTGAGCATTTTCAAAATCCGCGCGAAGAGTTTCATAAACTATCTAAACTGCTCAAACCAAACGGAAAACTTCTTATAATGACCCATATATTTGAAGCTCCTTTAGTATTTAAAACATGGTATTACAGGAAAGACCCCACCCACGTGTTTATTTACCGCAGGGAAACTTTTGAATATATAGCTGCCGAATTTAAATTCAATAAATGCGAAATAGAGGGCAGGCTGGTTGTATTATCTAAATAA
- a CDS encoding DUF5777 family beta-barrel protein, whose protein sequence is MKNFLLFCVIFITSLATAQDLDSIMGNLEEPPKEKVIATFRSPKLVLLQTNETQKKQTLTFWVGHRFGDIGGEFGGSHTLFGLDAATDIHLGFDYGITDELTVGIGRSKFDETYNFQGKYRLFYQVEEEMPVSMTVFGQTSWITRKENFANEFDGQGDRISHFLQLIIAKKFSSSLSLMLNPGYIIRPQVLDPLDKENFFVLGMGGRLKLTKRLSLIADYTWVNGLDRPNDLDLTYYNPLGIGLEIETGGHVFSLNFQNATYITENNFIPYTQKSWEDGGVRFGFSISRNFFLGPREDPANVDGY, encoded by the coding sequence ATGAAAAATTTCCTCCTGTTTTGTGTAATTTTTATCACCTCCCTGGCTACTGCCCAGGACCTGGACTCCATTATGGGAAATCTGGAAGAACCTCCTAAAGAAAAGGTGATAGCAACCTTTAGAAGTCCCAAATTGGTATTACTTCAAACCAATGAGACTCAAAAAAAGCAAACTCTCACCTTTTGGGTGGGGCATAGATTTGGAGATATAGGAGGTGAATTTGGGGGGTCTCATACTCTTTTTGGCCTTGATGCGGCTACAGATATACATTTGGGGTTCGATTATGGTATTACCGATGAACTTACGGTTGGAATTGGCCGCAGTAAATTTGACGAAACCTATAATTTCCAGGGAAAATACCGGCTTTTCTATCAGGTAGAAGAAGAAATGCCGGTTTCAATGACCGTTTTTGGCCAAACTTCCTGGATAACAAGAAAGGAAAATTTTGCTAATGAATTTGACGGGCAGGGAGACAGGATCAGTCATTTTCTACAATTGATCATTGCGAAAAAATTCTCTTCATCTTTATCCTTAATGCTTAATCCAGGTTATATAATAAGGCCACAGGTTTTGGACCCATTAGATAAAGAAAACTTTTTTGTGTTGGGAATGGGTGGGAGATTAAAACTCACGAAAAGGCTGTCCCTAATAGCGGACTACACCTGGGTAAACGGATTGGACCGCCCCAACGACCTGGATCTTACCTATTACAATCCTCTGGGGATTGGATTGGAGATAGAAACCGGTGGCCATGTTTTTAGTCTGAATTTTCAAAATGCCACCTATATTACCGAAAATAATTTTATTCCATATACCCAAAAATCGTGGGAAGACGGCGGGGTCAGGTTTGGTTTTTCAATTTCGAGAAACTTCTTCCTGGGCCCAAGAGAAGATCCGGCAAATGTTGACGGATACTGA
- a CDS encoding response regulator, which yields MNESIKILMVDDHPMILDGYKNILNKSLGEKKNLLIDFAFNCEDAFNKIETSLNTSPYHLIYLDVSLPPAKKLKILCGEDLGIKIREISPQSKIIIMTMYSENMRIYNLMKNIKPEGLLIKTDVNPLEFLSSFEKVIAGNLYYSQTINEMLRNQFINELVLDPIDRSILFHISKGVKTKDLAGIVNLSLPAIEKRKRNIKEAIGVKQGGDLVLVDKAKELGFL from the coding sequence ATGAATGAATCAATAAAAATATTAATGGTAGATGACCACCCCATGATCCTGGATGGGTATAAGAATATCCTTAACAAATCATTAGGTGAGAAAAAGAATCTTTTAATTGATTTTGCCTTTAACTGTGAAGATGCGTTTAATAAGATAGAAACTTCCTTAAATACTTCGCCCTATCATCTTATTTACCTTGATGTAAGCCTCCCTCCGGCCAAAAAACTTAAAATTTTATGTGGTGAAGATCTGGGTATAAAAATTCGGGAGATTTCTCCGCAATCAAAGATCATTATAATGACCATGTACAGTGAAAACATGAGAATATATAATTTAATGAAAAATATTAAACCTGAGGGGCTACTAATTAAAACAGATGTAAATCCTTTGGAATTTTTATCTTCATTTGAAAAAGTAATAGCTGGAAATTTATATTATAGCCAGACAATAAATGAAATGCTCAGAAATCAATTCATTAATGAGTTGGTGCTTGACCCTATAGATCGCAGCATATTGTTTCATATTTCAAAAGGAGTAAAGACTAAAGATTTGGCCGGCATTGTAAATTTATCCCTGCCTGCAATAGAGAAAAGAAAAAGAAATATAAAAGAAGCTATAGGGGTTAAACAGGGAGGAGATTTAGTTCTTGTGGATAAGGCAAAGGAACTTGGCTTTTTGTAA
- a CDS encoding hemerythrin domain-containing protein: MKFWKYLIPLLLLPGSCGDKEEARIPQFTAEVPSQILKEHTYFLNQLKPLTAYEDSTGIVARELYNLLEFHFKEEEDYVLPPLGILQLLANGELPEESGKILKLTEKFRKNESVMLAEHQMIKHFMSKMMNYAATENPGEISGYEKELEKHSELEETILFPTVLLIGEYLKLKEREFDN, encoded by the coding sequence ATGAAGTTCTGGAAATATTTGATCCCGCTCCTTCTGTTGCCTGGCAGCTGCGGAGATAAGGAAGAAGCCCGGATTCCGCAATTCACGGCCGAAGTACCTTCCCAGATCCTGAAGGAACATACATATTTTCTGAATCAACTGAAACCATTGACTGCCTATGAAGACAGTACCGGGATAGTTGCCAGAGAACTGTATAATTTGTTGGAATTTCATTTTAAGGAGGAAGAGGATTATGTATTACCTCCTTTGGGCATCCTGCAGTTATTAGCCAATGGAGAATTGCCTGAGGAGAGCGGAAAGATCCTTAAGCTCACAGAAAAATTCAGGAAGAACGAGAGCGTAATGCTCGCCGAACACCAGATGATCAAACATTTTATGAGCAAAATGATGAATTATGCCGCGACAGAAAACCCCGGGGAAATTTCAGGTTATGAGAAAGAACTGGAGAAACATTCTGAGCTTGAGGAAACAATCCTGTTCCCAACCGTGCTGTTAATTGGGGAATATTTAAAACTGAAAGAAAGGGAGTTTGATAATTAG
- a CDS encoding vanadium-dependent haloperoxidase produces the protein MKTTLKLFGGLILMVSLGSCEVDEIETADSGFLNSADVKAVANFNNGMIKTYSPKTVLQWNELLSKSIDQTLPQPVEVKLYAMVTLAIHDALNNVVPKYETYALDNLDVDPAGITHKNIESIADAAVSQAARDILVQLYPGATVAADELLSSLLAEIEDSDLKIRGMDIGRDAAAAVLYKRRNDFPLIFTAYVGGTAPGEYQSNFPPFNAPGPIWPANAVFAPNLGNLTPFGILSGDQFRDAAPYPLISSEYLADYNEVKSLGCTACPLRTEEQTEIGAFWIETNSSSMNRMARALIVQKKLDGWEAARLIGLIQMSQIDAYIASFDGKYHYNLWRPISAIRGGDSDGIEATIGDVDWTPTFRTPPTPEFPSTHAYSGGAAAFVFKACFKTDHLNMTVTSPYYLPGVERHLTSFTQMGNENAISRIYIGYHFRKAVEVGERQGRKLGEYVFENNLRELKKIL, from the coding sequence ATGAAAACAACATTAAAACTTTTTGGGGGACTAATATTAATGGTTAGTCTGGGATCATGCGAAGTGGACGAGATTGAGACCGCCGATTCCGGTTTTTTAAATTCTGCCGATGTTAAAGCGGTGGCCAACTTTAACAACGGGATGATTAAAACTTACAGTCCTAAGACTGTGCTCCAATGGAACGAGTTGCTAAGCAAATCTATAGATCAAACTTTACCACAACCTGTGGAGGTGAAACTATATGCTATGGTGACCCTGGCCATTCACGATGCCTTGAACAATGTAGTTCCTAAATATGAAACCTACGCTTTGGATAATTTGGATGTAGATCCCGCAGGTATTACCCACAAGAATATCGAATCAATTGCAGATGCGGCAGTTTCGCAAGCCGCCAGGGATATTTTGGTCCAACTTTATCCTGGGGCTACCGTTGCCGCAGATGAGTTATTGAGCAGCCTGCTTGCCGAAATTGAGGATTCAGATCTCAAAATTCGGGGTATGGATATAGGCAGGGATGCTGCTGCCGCTGTTCTTTATAAAAGAAGAAATGATTTTCCATTAATTTTTACTGCGTATGTGGGAGGTACGGCACCCGGAGAGTATCAATCTAATTTCCCTCCTTTTAATGCGCCGGGTCCCATCTGGCCCGCAAATGCTGTATTTGCTCCTAATTTGGGAAATCTTACTCCATTCGGTATTTTATCAGGGGATCAATTCCGGGATGCGGCTCCTTATCCTTTAATTTCAAGTGAGTACCTGGCCGATTATAATGAGGTAAAATCTTTGGGTTGTACAGCCTGCCCTTTAAGGACAGAGGAGCAAACCGAAATTGGGGCATTTTGGATAGAAACCAATTCAAGTTCTATGAACAGGATGGCCAGGGCTCTGATTGTTCAGAAAAAACTGGATGGTTGGGAGGCTGCAAGACTTATTGGCCTTATCCAAATGTCACAGATAGATGCCTACATAGCATCTTTTGATGGAAAATACCATTATAATTTATGGAGGCCAATTTCCGCCATACGCGGTGGGGATTCAGATGGTATTGAGGCAACCATTGGAGATGTAGACTGGACCCCAACTTTTCGCACCCCGCCAACGCCTGAATTTCCGTCAACTCACGCCTATAGTGGTGGCGCTGCCGCCTTTGTATTTAAAGCATGCTTCAAAACCGACCATCTTAATATGACGGTTACAAGCCCATATTATTTACCGGGAGTGGAACGTCATCTTACCAGCTTTACTCAAATGGGGAATGAAAATGCCATTTCAAGGATCTATATAGGATACCACTTCAGAAAAGCTGTTGAGGTGGGAGAAAGACAGGGAAGAAAACTGGGAGAATATGTATTTGAGAACAATTTGAGGGAGCTTAAAAAGATCCTGTAA